A stretch of the Enoplosus armatus isolate fEnoArm2 chromosome 13, fEnoArm2.hap1, whole genome shotgun sequence genome encodes the following:
- the lrwd1 gene encoding leucine-rich repeat and WD repeat-containing protein 1 gives MEKITEKLLLEKGSPKANKLEQIKTLNLSKLALKHQDLPVRLLSCLQSLERWDLSGNRLQEFPKNLEMPALRCLDLSNNQMEDVTTLESLGSLEELKMEDNLYITVSDNYKLMVLLPNLRIYNGKDVTTTANHLRYVYSENLRTRIIAVWEKSFCLPDPITAEKMSVLETKFVSTARQQVKFGPSSVSDFTKWRVEIMAKEYLRSLTEPKEETENKKSTDTKDNCEVSTPTKRKQNILVMDTSIRLTPRKKLRTDFPDSSVEDSPRKSSLRLKPQTLTQTNTVRMSPRKTAQPPSTPTRGQMRTETPRRGVRQTKDDGAQIKQKEDVSKNDCKATELQRDADMQHIVKSCKTQQPVCLKPLHVLQCHSKQDSSEDFSTQLWACAFQPLPDSTGAGGGSRLVATCGGDSLCVIDCETGMVMKKYKVPGEEFFSLAWSTVLMSRGGGATAQHCSILAAGGKRGLVKLIHPRNNVAYGEFRASRKSLSVLRFNHHKGNFLFTGSYDNKIVMWDIGGVDIQYNFKVVQLLVLEISATPLHICLPPTSPSSHLLTACEDGLHCYNTQLGTNNTTKRSKEMEITFPIYKKEDKDHDYHTIDGLSFLTDDIVASKSYMHGSIYLWSWSRTKAQRPDKKNGAVCAVVLAELQWANTEIPYLALNTCPGQDYIVCGDDKGRLWTYHVANLQKNSFQAGKPILPTEVLEWPAPVRKGLGQVEGPSINSVAMDPELHFLVALSDKNMVIVWEREESS, from the exons ATGGAGAAAATAACTGAGAAACTTTTACTGGAGAAAGGCTCTCCAAAAGCCAACAAACTGGAGCAAATCAAGACACTGAA TCTATCTAAGCTGGCGCTGAAGCATCAGGACTTGCCGGTCAGGTTGCTGTCCTGCCTCCAGTCCCTAGAGCGGTGGGATCTGTCTGGGAACAGACTGCAGGAGTTCCCCAAGAACCTGGAGATGCCTGCGCTTCGCTGCCTGGACCTCAGCAACAACCAGATGGAGGATGTTACCACTCTGGAGTCTCTGGGCAGTCTGGAAGAGCTCAAGATGGAGGACAATCTTTATATCACT GTGAGTGATAATTACAAGCTGATGGTGTTGTTGCCCAACCTGAGGATTTACAACGGTAAAGATGTCACTACTACTGCCAACCACTTGCGCTACGTCTACAGTGAGAATCTGAGGACCAGG ATCATTGCAGTTTGGGAGAAGAGCTTCTGTCTCCCAGATCCCatcacagcagagaaaatgtcCGTCTTGGAGACAAAGTTCGTTAGCACTGCCCGTCAGCAGGTTAAATTTGGGCCCAGTTCAGTCAGCGACTTCACCAAATGGAGG GTGGAGATTATGGCCAAGGAGTATCTGCGCTCTCTGACAGAACCGAAGGAAGAAACAGAGAACAAGAAGTCTACTGACACTAAAGACAACTGT gAGGTCTCCACGCCTACcaagaggaaacaaaatatattaGTAATGGACACCAGCATAAGGCTGACGCCTCGCAAAAAGTTGCGCACAGATTTCCCAGACTCCTCAGTTGAAGACAGTCCTCGCAAATCCAGTCTCCGCCTCAAACCTCAGACACTCACCCAGACCAACACCGTCAGGATGAGCCCCCGCAAGACAGCTCAGCCTCCTTCTACCCCCACCAGAGGGCAAATGAGGACAGAGACACCCAGGAGAGGTGTCCGACAAACCAAAGACGATGGAGCTCAGATTAAACAGAAGGAAGATGTCAGCAAGAATGATTGTAaagccacagagctgcagagagatgcTGACATGCAGCACATAGTAAAGAGCTGCAAGACACAG CAGCCGGTATGTCTGAAGCCTCTCCACGTCCTCCAGTGCCACAGTAAACAGGACAGCTCGGAGGACTTCTCCACCCAGCTGTGGGCCTGTGCTTTCCAGCCGCTGCCAGATTCCACCG GCGCTGGTGGAGGAAGCCGTTTGGTCGCTACATGTGGTGGAgactctctctgtgtgattGACTGTGAAACAGGGATGGTGATGAAGAAGTACAAAGTTCCTGGCGAG GAGTTCTTCTCCCTGGCCTGGTCCACAGTGTTGATGTCCAGGGGAGGCGGGGCCACGGCTCAGCACTGCAGCATTCTAGCAGCTGGTGGGAAGAGAGGATTGGTCAAATTGATCCACCCCAGAAACAACGTGGCCTACGGGGAGTTCAGAGCCAGCCGCAAGTCGCTGTCTGTCCTCCGCTTTAACCACCACAAGGGAAACTTCCTCTTCA CGGGATCCTACGATAACAAGATAGTGATGTGGGACATTGGCGGAGTGGATATCCAGTACAACTTCAAAGTTGT TCAGCTGCTGGTGTTGGAGATCAGCGCCACCCCTCTACACATCTGCCTCCCCCCTACCTCCCCCAGCTCACACCTGCTGACTGCCTGTGAGGATGGCCTGCACTGCTACAACACACAACTCGGcaccaacaacaccacaaaGAG GTCTAAGGAAATGGAGATAACTTTCCCCATTTATAAGAAGGAAGACAAAGACCATGACTACCACACCATTGATGGCCTGAGTTTTCTTACAGACGACATAGTCG CCTCCAAGAGCTACATGCATGGCTCCATTTACTTGTGGAGTTGGAGCAGGACCAAGGCTCAGCGGCCTGACAAGAAGAACGGGGCAGTGTGTGCTGTGGTTctggctgagctgcagtggGCCAACACTGAGATTCCCTACCTGGCTCTCAACACGTGTCCCG GCCAAGACTACATAGTGTGTGGTGATGACAAAGGCCGCCTGTGGACATACCACGTCGCCAACCTGCAGAAAAACAGTTTCCAGGCGGGGAAACCCATACTGCCCACTGAG GTGTTGGAGTGGCCAGCCCCGGTGAGGAAGGGCCTCGGTCAAGTAGAGGGCCCCTCCATCAACAGCGTAGCAATGGACCCTGAGCTCCACTTCCTGGTGGCCCTCAGTGACAAGAACATGGTGATAGTCTGGGAGAGAGAAGAGTCCTCCTGA
- the alkbh4 gene encoding alpha-ketoglutarate-dependent dioxygenase alkB homolog 4 has translation MMAPDRSDGVTLCACKGIRRCLICEKFRGKGPVEANGAKIVHNFLYDPETRLAICKDAETASFPFPGVFLWQNFISEEEEKMLTSTMDQDVWNESQSGRKKQDFGPKVNFKKRKVREGGFSGLPPLSQKIVLRMQQEPSLAGFQPVEQCNLDYHPQRGSAIDPHLDDSWLWGERLVTINMLSNTTLTMSLEQGLPELGLAEEVHIAVHLPRRSLVVLSGEARHRWKHAIHREDIHERRVCSTYRELSAEFLPGGQQAELGAQLLDIALSFQGTPI, from the exons ATGATGGCCCCCGACAGGAGTGACGGTGTGACTTTATGCGCTTGTAAAGGCATTCGGCGGTGTCTCATATGTGAAAAGTTTCGGGGGAAAGGACCAGTGGAGGCGAATGGAGCTAAG ATTGTGCATAATTTTCTCTACGATCCTGAGACGAGGCTTGCCATTTGCAAAGATGCCGAGACCGCATCCTTCCCCTTTCCTGGTGTCTTCCTGTGGCAGAACTTCATatcagaagaggaggagaaaatgctGACAAGCACGATGGACCAGGATGTGTGGAATGAGTCCCAGTCTGGTAGAAAGAAACAG GACTTTGGCCCAAAAGTTAACTTCAAGAAGAGGAAAGTGCGGGAAGGCGGCTTCAGTGGACTCCCTCCTTTGAGCCAAAAAATAGTGCTCCGAATGCAGCAAGAGCCGAGTCTAGCAGGCTTTCAGCCAGTGGAGCAGTGCAATCTGGACTACCATCCTCAGCGAGGCTCCGCCATCGATCCACACCTAGACGACTCCTGGCTGTGGGGGGAACGCCTGGTCACCATCAACATGTTGTCAAACACTACACTTACTATGTCCCTTGAACAGGGTCTGCCAGAGTTGGGACTAGCAGAGGAAGTCCACATAGCTGTGCATCTTCCTCGCAGATCTTTAGTGGTGTTATCCGGCGAGGCACGGCACAGATGGAAACATGCCATTCATAGGGAGGATATTCACGAGCGCAGAGTTTGCAGCACCTACAGAGAGCTGTCGGCAGAGTTCCTACCTGGAGGGCAGCAGGCAGAGCTGGGAGCTCAGCTGTTGGACATTGCTTTGAGCTTCCAAGGAACTCCGATATAG